The sequence gaacattagtattgaacctgcaaattgtttttctttcagtcagtcggtcttcagaaatcttaaaaacacctgcactttcaaccagctgGCTGGACCAGAAATGTTGGGCAATTTCAAATGGCAACAGCACACCGtaggatagagatacagacaaaatgacaacacatattgaaagatgaagtattgaaaagtaatttccactatagttttgattttgttcgtaaCTCGTTTTTTGGCTACATTCTAAAGAAGACATATTGtaagtttagctttttctgcgttgacaacacagcaaaaaggctggtcacgcctatttcaaatgccatttataGGCTATAGGATAagagtggagacaaaatgaaaatagctattgagagctaagagattacagatatgaatagatttttttaaatatatatttatttatcaacaaatcatgaagtgggcttatttggaacacccagGGGATGAAAGGGTACTTTTGAcctattttgacaaattaaacaataaaaacattagaaattggtataaatgaattattgacacgtcaaatgagagattagactttcattttaactaaaatgttctcacttaaattggggcagtatatattaaaaatgtctgaaaagcggatttggtgggcttaatagggacgtttaccctaaaGATCGTTTAAGTAGATAAGTGAAATTTCAAAAGTGGCTATAGAAAATGGGCAGGATGTGAATTGACTTGAGAAAGGGGGATTTGAAAAACTTGCAGGTCCCTGCAGGTTCTGGATCGAGGATACATTGCATTAAAAGATGATGTCCGTACATTGCTCAATGCTCCCAAGAAAACGTGTCATCCCAGCCAGGGATGCTACTTCAACTTTTTGGAGTTCTCTGCATTATTAATACATATGCAGAGTCTCTGCACATGTATTACTAATGCATGAAGTCAGTGagtcatttattatatgtatGCACATAGCCTACCAccagaaaaaacattaaatttgtCACCCTTACCCACGTAATCCTATTTACAATGTTAGTGATAACGTATAAGTTGCCCAGCTTGTCTGTTTATTCATACCGCATTTTGTAGAAGGCCTAATGTTTTTAGCAATAGGTAGCGTTTAGCCTAGTAGCCTAACTTGACTAGGTATACGAAGTGCTGTCCCGAGCGGGAGTGAATTTGACGGGGAGCGTGCATTTTTATCTTCAATCTctaccttcaaaaaaaaaaaactatttgcttTACCCCAGATATAATGGGACACGTGTCATCCAACAAGTTCGaatttgactcatctgtccatagtaCATTATCCCAAAATGCCTGGGGACCATGCAGGTTCTTTCTTTTGCAAATATGAGATAAGCATTGatatttctcttggttagcagtggtttccaccttgtTGCTTTTTCATGAATTCCACTTTTACcgagtctctttcttattgtggagtcttGAACACGGATCGACGCTGAGGGGTGTTCTTTGGTGTTCGTCTGGTATTTTTTCTAACTTCCTGGGTGAGTTTTCTtgggagaaattttggcagacTGGCCACTCGTGTGAAGGGCAAACACTTTTTTACGGCATTGTATATGCTTATGattgtatgtataaaaaataaaaataaaaataaaaactgccatATTGGTGGacaaaaatttgatttaaatgatttaaactataaattattcattcttATGCATGAATGGCCCAGTCCTGTGAGATTTCCCTCTTATGCATGAAAGGCCCAGCCCTGAGAGATGTCTCTCTTATGCATGAAATGTCCAGCCCTGTGAGATTTCCCTCTTATGCATGAAAAGTCCAGCCCTGTGAGATTTCCCTCTTATGCATGAAAGGCCCAGCCCTGTGAGATTTCCCTCTTATGCTGACTGAACATCCAACTTCTCTCTCCTAGCCCAGCTGGCAGTACCTCCAGTCTACTCTGTCCGTATGTTTGTGAGCTTCGGCCATTCCCTCACTCTTCCCTGCCATGGAGCCCCCAGCAGGGATGTGGAGTGGCGGTTTCAGCAGTATGAGTTTCCTGACTGGCTGCATGTGGCCGACCTCTACACCGGAGCCTTTTCTTCTGGAAACGGCTTCCGGGGACGCGTGGAATCCTTCTACCTAACAGAGCCGGGAAACTACAGCCTCACCATCAGTCCTGTGGTGTACAGTGACCTCGGCATTTACAAATGCCAGTACATGAATGAGACTGAGATCCCTCTTTCAGATGTGAAACTAGAAATTAGAGGTCAGTGCATGTGGCCTTTTTTCCAACAGATTGAGTGAATGTTTTTAGTGCTTGTGGATTTGATAGCcctaaaagctgttttttgacaaaggatattactattattattcttacaATTGTTTTTGGGGGGACAGGATCATTCTAGTCTGTATAAAAGCCTTGGGTGGTATGCAGTGGACAGCATATGTTGCATCAGGGCCTTCATCTACCCCAAGCAACATGGTTGTGCTGTTCAATTCCTGTATGCCAGGAGTGCTTTGTaaatctctgtctgcctgtctctctttccctctctctttttctgtctctctctctctcagtccaaTCAAATGTTTCTGTAGCGATCGGAATGTCCGCCAGTCTTCCTTGCTTTGGGAAAATtaatacacaagcacatgctGATGATCTGGATATCCTCTGGAAGAGAGGCGGAGAGAACGTTTACCAGCTCCATAAGAACACCATCACATATGGGCCCGGGTTCGAGAACAGAGCTTCAGTTTCCCCAGAACAAGCCCTCTATGGAAACATGTCTTTAACCATCAGACAGGCACGGTTTTCAGATGAAGGCGACTACCAGTGCTTCTACAGCAGTCCAAAAGAGAGTGGGAATCCAGATTCTGCCAGTCTCTTTGTTACAGGTAAAATTAAATCTTCAGTTTTGTAGCGAGGCCAAGCAGCTctggtgtgtttattttttcttatattaCTTTTAATCAgtgcaaacataaaaatatttcatacagaAATATTGCGTAATGTACCTTGGATTTGCTGAGAAATGACACCAGTAATTTGTAGGATGCCATAATTTGCCCTGTattgtttttacctttttacatgATCAAGCTGACTGCTGTTGATAATGTGTTCATATCCcctgtaaatatgcatgaaaatgtaaaatatgcaaatatgtaaatgaattccCTGTCCTCACAGGCCACCCACCCCAGAACCTTACAGTGAAGGCCGGTGGTTTGCTCTCCATACCGCTCTATACCGCAGACCCAGTGAGGGTAACATTCAGTGCAGGCCTTGGTTCAGATGAGGTGCTGATATTCAATGCAAATAAAGGCCCAGCCAGATATGAGGAGCGTTGTGCTCAGAGATGTGAGCTTCTGGCCCAGAACTACACCCTTTTGCTGAGGAGTGCGACACTGGAGGATGCCGGAGTCTACAAGGTGACCGATCCTGAGACTAAGAAGACTATCGGCTCAGTCTCTTTGCACGTCTCAGGTACGGTCCTCCTCTTcagctctttgtgtttgtgcagatgcaGGGCCCAGCATCTTATTGGTCCACTCTGTTATTCCACTGAGCTATGGCTGCTGTAAGCCATTGGGAAAATGACCTCCCTGCTCCGTTTGATACAGTTGATCCTGATGGTTACCCTGGCTCACAAACCAGTATCTTGGGAATTCCAAAGGGATGTACTTTTCCTAACTTATCTGCTTGCATCAGGTAACATGGCAGGGTTGTATCATAGAAACCCACTGCCTTAGCACTTAGTACAGGACTTCCCCAGGGCTCCATCTCAGAGTCCCACTtttgtaagtccctctggatgtttgctaaatgtaaatgtattattattattttattcttattattatttttattattattgttgttattaatattattattgaagtATTCCTGCCTGATTATTACCTGCTCTGCTCTATTTCTCCTAAATTagtccctccttctctcttagcccctcctctctctactGGAGCAGTGGCTGGGATAGTGCTGGgagtgctggtggtggtgctgctggtgttggggGCCTTTGCTTTCTGGAAGTACCGCAAAGAACAAAAGCGAGCAGAGCCTGTA comes from Anguilla rostrata isolate EN2019 unplaced genomic scaffold, ASM1855537v3 scaf0197, whole genome shotgun sequence and encodes:
- the LOC135246338 gene encoding immunoglobulin superfamily member 11-like, which translates into the protein MFVSFGHSLTLPCHGAPSRDVEWRFQQYEFPDWLHVADLYTGAFSSGNGFRGRVESFYLTEPGNYSLTISPVVYSDLGIYKCQYMNETEIPLSDVKLEIRVQSNVSVAIGMSASLPCFGKINTQAHADDLDILWKRGGENVYQLHKNTITYGPGFENRASVSPEQALYGNMSLTIRQARFSDEGDYQCFYSSPKESGNPDSASLFVTGHPPQNLTVKAGGLLSIPLYTADPVRVTFSAGLGSDEVLIFNANKGPARYEERCAQRCELLAQNYTLLLRSATLEDAGVYKVTDPETKKTIGSVSLHVSAPPLSTGAVAGIVLGVLVVVLLVLGAFAFWKYRKEQKRAEPVVRYQAVGAEDQNISSSRAADPSPTNPHLLVSESDPSPTNPQLLMSESDPSANEQSGQT